A genome region from Cerasicoccus sp. TK19100 includes the following:
- a CDS encoding RHS repeat domain-containing protein, giving the protein MAFSFDERGNPTTYEYGPSSGCSGRRGTVTNADGVVLDYQEWLYDERDRLTDHLTPRGDLSYTYDASGNLKSVDSGNVNGVELAYDYDVLNRLETVYDAGAAQPALEHDYGYDDVGNLQSLAYANGVTHTWTYNSLNRLTNLVQSSGSGTLYGYTYELRDSGHRSRQTETSGRVVDYTYDNLYRLTSEAITNDPFAVNGVSSWTYDDVGNRLTQTSTLPDIAAQNETYSDNDWLDGTIYDDNGNTTLEDGDADVYDFMNRLVRRTTSGGAVIDITYDADGNRITKSAPAGVTHYLVDMNNLTGYAQVLEELDSTLTTERVYTYGLDLIAQHQLMPVDAPTGWETSYYLYDGLGTVRALADENGLISDAYTYDAWGNLINVQGLTPNSYLYTGEQWDHDLGMYFLRARYMNPETGRFHTLDTYEGRSTDPHTLHKYLYGNANPMSYIDPSGNFSLPSLSAAMGVLSKVMSMAVPAINVAWRVAGFIDTFILIKDIVSALQNGAIKTYVNNFSNTVNNSTGGSYDLKKLRAMNSDHILDIMGAIAPRIPDIVKLINKHHTSLIRRAVKNANRSRFVIYLPSLPGNFSKGPSDSSLPLKVPLRVWKFKVQAVAGSEGGRLLGFGIKSGGKPTQQIFRVDYHGRRKGNHPAPYTHYFQAGPKILNETFSPWFHYHVVK; this is encoded by the coding sequence GTGGCGTTCAGCTTCGACGAGCGGGGCAATCCGACGACGTATGAGTATGGTCCTAGCAGCGGCTGCTCGGGTCGCCGTGGCACGGTCACCAATGCCGATGGCGTGGTGCTGGATTATCAAGAGTGGCTCTACGACGAGCGCGACCGCTTGACCGATCACCTGACGCCGCGTGGCGACTTGAGCTACACTTACGATGCTTCGGGGAACCTCAAGAGCGTTGACTCGGGCAATGTCAACGGGGTCGAGCTGGCCTATGATTACGACGTGCTCAACCGCCTGGAAACGGTCTACGACGCCGGGGCCGCCCAGCCCGCGCTGGAGCACGACTATGGTTACGACGACGTGGGCAACCTCCAATCGCTGGCCTACGCTAACGGCGTTACCCACACGTGGACGTATAACAGTCTCAACCGCCTGACGAATCTGGTGCAGTCGAGTGGCTCTGGCACGCTCTACGGCTACACCTATGAGCTGCGCGATTCCGGTCACCGTAGCCGTCAGACTGAAACTTCAGGTCGCGTGGTCGACTACACATATGACAATCTCTATCGCCTCACCTCGGAGGCGATCACGAACGACCCGTTCGCGGTCAACGGCGTGTCGTCCTGGACGTATGACGATGTCGGCAACCGCCTGACGCAAACTTCCACGCTGCCCGATATCGCAGCGCAAAATGAGACCTACTCTGACAACGATTGGCTCGACGGCACAATATACGACGACAACGGCAACACCACCCTGGAAGATGGCGACGCCGACGTCTATGACTTCATGAACCGCCTCGTGCGCCGCACGACTTCAGGCGGCGCGGTGATCGACATCACCTACGATGCCGATGGCAACCGGATCACCAAGTCAGCGCCGGCGGGCGTCACCCACTACCTGGTGGACATGAACAACCTCACCGGCTACGCGCAGGTCTTGGAAGAGCTCGACAGCACGCTCACCACGGAGCGCGTCTATACTTACGGCCTCGACCTTATCGCCCAGCACCAGCTCATGCCGGTCGATGCGCCCACTGGCTGGGAAACGAGCTACTACCTCTATGACGGCCTCGGCACCGTCCGCGCCCTAGCCGACGAGAATGGCCTAATCAGCGACGCCTACACCTACGACGCCTGGGGCAACTTGATCAACGTTCAGGGACTAACACCCAACAGCTACCTCTACACCGGTGAGCAGTGGGACCACGACCTAGGCATGTATTTTCTCAGAGCCAGATATATGAACCCCGAGACGGGCAGGTTCCACACGCTGGATACCTACGAGGGCCGGAGCACGGATCCGCATACATTGCATAAATACCTCTATGGAAATGCAAACCCGATGAGTTACATAGACCCGAGTGGCAATTTTAGTCTGCCATCTTTATCTGCCGCAATGGGTGTTCTTTCAAAAGTTATGTCAATGGCTGTCCCAGCGATTAATGTAGCTTGGCGTGTTGCTGGATTCATCGATACCTTTATTTTGATTAAAGACATAGTCTCAGCGTTGCAGAATGGTGCTATAAAGACTTATGTAAATAATTTTTCAAATACTGTGAATAATTCTACAGGCGGTAGTTACGATTTGAAAAAGTTGAGAGCAATGAACAGTGATCATATACTTGATATTATGGGAGCAATTGCGCCAAGAATACCCGACATTGTTAAGTTGATAAATAAGCATCATACATCTTTGATAAGAAGAGCAGTGAAGAATGCTAACCGTTCTAGATTTGTAATATACTTACCTTCATTGCCTGGGAATTTTAGCAAAGGCCCTTCTGATAGTTCTCTGCCTTTGAAAGTCCCTCTTCGCGTATGGAAATTTAAAGTTCAAGCAGTTGCTGGTTCGGAAGGTGGCAGGCTTTTGGGCTTTGGAATTAAATCAGGGGGCAAACCTACACAACAAATTTTCCGTGTGGATTATCATGGTAGAAGAAAGGGTAATCATCCTGCGCCATATACACATTATTTTCAGGCAGGACCAAAAATTCTGAATGAAACCTTTTCTCCTTGGTTCCATTATCATGTAGTTAAGTAG
- a CDS encoding glutamate-5-semialdehyde dehydrogenase produces MPEETQDLKQLITGIAKQARAASLELAVLDADAKNRALDILAERIVAATDELLEANKKDLAAAEALELAKPMVERLTFTPERIQKMADGVKEVAALPDPVGEELEKIERPNGLDIRKVRVPIGVVGIIYESRPNVTIDCAVLCLKSGNAAILRGGKEAFHTNMALASILEGALAEAGINPHAVQLVPTVDRWALTELLKLDQYVHCIIPRGGESLIRFVAENSRIPVIKHYTGVCAIYVDVDADADMAESIVINAKTQRVSVCNTIENLFIHREAAPDLLPRLARALESKNVELRVDQDAGRMLEKINAGGISHGVPSLEFHYATEDDFYAEYLDYKIAIKLVDDVAEAVACINKYGSAHSDGIVTTNETTARKFLQGVDSATVYWNASTRFTDGYEFGLGAEIGISTDRLHARGPMGLRELCSYKYLVFGNGQIK; encoded by the coding sequence ATGCCCGAAGAAACCCAAGACTTGAAGCAGCTGATCACCGGCATCGCCAAGCAAGCGCGCGCCGCATCCCTGGAGCTGGCCGTGCTGGACGCCGATGCCAAAAACCGCGCACTCGACATCCTTGCCGAGCGCATTGTCGCGGCCACTGACGAGCTTCTGGAGGCCAACAAGAAAGACTTGGCCGCCGCCGAGGCGCTGGAGCTGGCCAAGCCCATGGTCGAACGACTGACTTTTACCCCCGAGCGAATCCAAAAGATGGCCGACGGCGTGAAAGAAGTCGCCGCGCTGCCCGACCCCGTTGGCGAGGAGTTGGAAAAAATCGAGCGCCCCAACGGCCTGGACATCCGTAAGGTCCGTGTGCCGATCGGCGTCGTGGGTATCATTTACGAATCGCGCCCCAACGTGACCATCGACTGCGCCGTGCTTTGCCTCAAAAGCGGCAATGCCGCCATCCTGCGGGGCGGCAAGGAAGCCTTCCACACCAACATGGCCCTTGCCAGCATCCTCGAAGGCGCGTTGGCCGAGGCGGGCATTAATCCGCATGCCGTCCAGCTTGTGCCGACGGTGGACCGCTGGGCGTTGACCGAGCTGCTCAAGCTCGACCAATACGTCCACTGCATCATCCCCCGTGGCGGCGAGAGCCTGATCCGCTTTGTCGCGGAAAACAGCCGCATCCCCGTCATCAAGCACTACACCGGCGTGTGCGCGATTTACGTGGATGTCGACGCCGATGCCGACATGGCGGAGTCCATCGTCATCAACGCCAAGACCCAGCGTGTGAGCGTCTGCAACACGATTGAGAATCTGTTCATCCACCGCGAAGCCGCACCAGACCTCCTGCCCCGCCTTGCCCGCGCCCTGGAGTCGAAGAACGTCGAGCTCCGCGTTGACCAGGATGCTGGCCGCATGCTGGAAAAAATTAATGCCGGTGGCATCTCCCACGGTGTGCCCAGCCTGGAGTTCCACTACGCAACCGAAGACGATTTCTACGCCGAATACCTGGACTACAAAATCGCGATCAAGCTCGTGGACGACGTCGCCGAAGCCGTGGCCTGCATCAACAAGTATGGCAGCGCACACTCCGACGGCATCGTGACGACCAACGAGACCACCGCACGCAAGTTCCTGCAAGGCGTGGACTCCGCGACGGTTTACTGGAACGCCAGCACCCGCTTCACCGACGGCTATGAGTTTGGCCTCGGCGCGGAAATCGGCATTTCCACCGACCGCCTGCATGCCCGCGGACCGATGGGCCTGCGCGAGCTCTGCTCTTACAAGTACCTGGTCTTCGGAAACGGTCAGATAAAGTAA
- a CDS encoding RHS repeat-associated core domain-containing protein, translated as MAAVNCSLTSSYDLVGNRLTQTSTLPDIAAQNETYSDNDWLDGTIYDDNGNTTLEDGNTDVYDFMNRLVRRTTSGGSVIDITYDADGNRITKSASAGVTHYLVDMNNLTGYAQVLEELDSTLTTERVYTYGLDLIAQHQLMPVDAPTGWETSYYLYDGLGTVRALADENGLISDAYTYDAWGNLINTQGLTPNSYLFTGEQWDHDLGMYFLRARYMNTETGRFHTLDTFEGRNVDPQTLHKYLYAHGNPVFGFDPSGYQAVSINDMAIGVAIAGSLALLAVPSFLDSLHHVGESLITWAVGAAVDGVTSAITTAVLLAHAFVHSTSQAIKNAAEKLKKQLRRIRCKGRLLFHYTDPASAVAIGASRVLRPSRGFGAGFPAGAYASDIWPIDFTYTQRTLSMGFYGHPGRDVSAFVAFCSRRFTPAPGGGIGRVTHYVARSKTLVPIDVKLAGPNLMPPR; from the coding sequence TTGGCAGCAGTCAATTGTTCTTTGACTTCCTCCTACGACCTCGTCGGCAACCGTCTAACGCAAACTTCCACGCTGCCCGACATCGCAGCGCAAAATGAGACCTACTCTGACAACGATTGGCTCGACGGCACCATTTACGACGACAATGGCAATACCACCTTGGAAGATGGCAACACCGACGTCTATGACTTCATGAACCGTCTCGTGCGCCGCACGACATCAGGCGGCTCGGTGATCGACATCACCTACGATGCCGATGGCAACCGGATCACCAAGTCAGCGTCGGCGGGCGTCACCCACTACCTGGTGGACATGAACAACCTCACCGGCTATGCACAGGTTTTGGAAGAGCTCGATAGCACGCTCACCACCGAGCGAGTCTACACCTACGGCCTCGACCTTATCGCCCAGCATCAACTCATGCCGGTCGATGCGCCCACTGGCTGGGAAACGAGCTACTACCTCTATGACGGCCTCGGCACCGTCCGCGCCCTGGCCGACGAAAACGGCCTAATCAGCGACGCCTATACCTACGACGCCTGGGGCAACCTGATTAATACTCAGGGACTGACACCCAATAGCTACCTCTTCACCGGTGAGCAGTGGGACCACGACTTGGGGATGTATTTCCTAAGGGCCAGATATATGAACACGGAGACAGGAAGGTTCCATACACTAGATACCTTCGAGGGCCGAAATGTCGACCCGCAGACGCTGCATAAATACCTGTATGCCCATGGGAACCCTGTATTTGGTTTTGATCCAAGTGGCTATCAGGCCGTTTCGATTAACGATATGGCGATTGGTGTGGCAATTGCAGGCTCTTTGGCACTATTGGCAGTTCCAAGCTTCCTCGATTCCTTACATCATGTTGGAGAAAGTCTCATTACGTGGGCCGTTGGTGCTGCCGTAGATGGTGTTACTTCAGCTATAACTACAGCGGTCCTTCTTGCACACGCTTTTGTCCATTCTACTTCTCAGGCTATAAAAAATGCTGCAGAAAAACTTAAAAAACAATTGAGAAGGATTCGATGCAAAGGGCGTTTATTGTTCCATTATACAGACCCTGCTTCTGCTGTAGCAATTGGAGCTTCGCGTGTGCTTCGCCCAAGTCGTGGTTTTGGAGCTGGTTTTCCTGCGGGTGCATACGCCTCGGATATTTGGCCAATAGATTTTACTTATACTCAGCGTACGTTGTCTATGGGCTTCTACGGCCATCCAGGCCGCGATGTAAGTGCGTTTGTTGCATTTTGTTCTAGACGCTTCACTCCAGCACCTGGCGGTGGGATTGGAAGGGTTACGCACTACGTTGCTCGATCAAAAACATTAGTTCCTATTGACGTAAAGCTCGCTGGCCCTAACCTAATGCCTCCAAGATGA
- a CDS encoding methionine biosynthesis protein MetW encodes MSQADSFMGRHAIKREMDQQILLEWIAEGARVLDLGCGRGILLEELMNRKQCYAVGIDNDLAKITSCVKRGVPAYQGDLMDLLPNFDDQSFDWVVCSRTLQELSNSHEILQQALRIGKRLAVGFVNHGFWLNRWSMLRDGSRVQNEVYPDPWWKSRVMNPVSVPSFEAYCSEENAVINRRVYLAGDWRTPCNILPGLFAGYAVYEVCRGAEARRSV; translated from the coding sequence ATGTCTCAAGCTGATTCGTTTATGGGACGCCACGCCATCAAACGCGAAATGGACCAGCAAATCCTACTCGAATGGATTGCGGAGGGCGCTCGTGTGCTCGATTTGGGCTGTGGGCGCGGAATTCTCCTCGAAGAGCTGATGAACCGCAAGCAGTGCTACGCGGTGGGAATCGACAACGATTTGGCCAAAATCACCTCTTGCGTGAAGCGCGGCGTGCCCGCCTATCAGGGGGATTTGATGGATCTGCTGCCGAATTTTGACGACCAGTCCTTCGATTGGGTGGTTTGCTCGCGCACCTTGCAGGAGCTCAGCAACTCACACGAAATTCTTCAGCAGGCGCTGCGCATCGGCAAACGGCTGGCAGTGGGTTTTGTGAACCACGGTTTCTGGCTGAACCGCTGGTCCATGCTGCGCGACGGCTCCCGCGTGCAGAACGAGGTTTACCCCGATCCCTGGTGGAAAAGCCGCGTGATGAATCCGGTCAGTGTGCCCAGCTTTGAGGCCTATTGCAGCGAGGAAAACGCCGTAATCAATCGGCGCGTTTACCTGGCAGGCGACTGGCGCACGCCATGTAACATCCTCCCGGGGCTGTTCGCTGGCTATGCGGTGTATGAGGTCTGCCGGGGTGCCGAGGCGCGGCGGAGCGTGTAA
- a CDS encoding STAS domain-containing protein yields MEINQEKQDSINIVSLKGRLDAGTSGQLEETLNALVEAGEQKVLVDCRELDYISSAGLRVLLAAAKQFKKLNGSIALSSLNPNVKQVFEISGFTSIFPIYGTREEAIDGLS; encoded by the coding sequence GTGGAAATCAACCAGGAAAAACAAGACAGCATCAACATTGTTAGCCTGAAAGGCCGCCTCGACGCCGGCACTTCAGGACAGCTGGAAGAAACGCTTAACGCACTGGTGGAAGCCGGTGAGCAGAAGGTGCTCGTGGATTGCCGTGAGTTGGACTACATCAGCAGCGCCGGTCTACGTGTCCTCTTGGCTGCTGCCAAGCAGTTCAAGAAGTTGAATGGCTCTATTGCCCTGTCTTCTCTGAACCCGAACGTAAAGCAAGTCTTCGAAATCTCGGGCTTCACCTCGATCTTCCCGATCTACGGTACCCGCGAAGAAGCCATCGACGGTCTTTCCTAA
- a CDS encoding glycoside hydrolase family 88 protein — MNLRVNYIPSEGTNQSSLGGIEWKQVLPGLVFEIDDPKPGWLSLMVACDLRADCVVSLEDDCGNVHQIDASFASHGQRLRVAWPAGSKRLCVTSIEGEGALWIASAAGFAPCFVEDNASIEQRREAALERLRQDALCQFSWMGGCVLDGMQQLSQTANRQVWQKAIHDWLSYFVKADELRYQSPRGELVLNLFNNIEGTLPVAVIAREDPWHPVCDLALEMFNRLAQNNDGRILNVEITAEGCYTVAYPLAVLSKGRGDEALQLLALHQLELRREQLFYAGDIYLRSGEHGRSFRNWTRGICWYLLGIARCLSVLGVDKSASLCAHFVERAAWIIARQREDGLWDNFLDEPGFPPDSSGSCGIAAALMTGHSLGLLGDEARQCAQRTWEGVGRYLEPDGWLGCVAPNNKRGEASQHTRRRTIEPFALGLYAQLAASLRQ, encoded by the coding sequence ATGAACCTCCGTGTAAATTATATTCCATCTGAGGGGACGAATCAAAGTTCACTTGGGGGTATTGAATGGAAGCAGGTATTGCCGGGGCTAGTTTTTGAGATCGATGATCCGAAGCCAGGTTGGCTTAGCTTAATGGTTGCTTGTGATTTACGGGCAGATTGCGTTGTCAGCCTGGAGGATGATTGTGGGAATGTTCATCAGATCGATGCGAGTTTTGCATCTCATGGTCAGCGATTGCGCGTAGCCTGGCCCGCCGGGAGCAAGCGTTTATGCGTGACTAGCATCGAGGGAGAGGGAGCATTGTGGATCGCATCGGCCGCCGGTTTTGCGCCTTGCTTTGTCGAGGATAATGCGTCGATCGAGCAGAGGAGGGAGGCCGCACTAGAACGACTTAGGCAGGATGCGCTTTGTCAATTCAGTTGGATGGGCGGTTGTGTTTTGGATGGCATGCAGCAATTGAGCCAAACAGCCAATCGCCAGGTATGGCAAAAAGCGATTCACGACTGGCTGTCTTACTTCGTCAAGGCGGATGAGCTGCGCTACCAATCGCCCCGCGGCGAACTCGTGCTCAACCTGTTTAATAATATCGAAGGGACGTTGCCCGTTGCGGTTATCGCACGCGAGGATCCCTGGCATCCGGTGTGTGACTTGGCACTAGAGATGTTTAATCGACTCGCACAAAATAATGATGGACGAATCCTAAACGTCGAAATAACGGCGGAAGGTTGCTATACGGTGGCTTATCCGCTGGCTGTTTTGTCCAAAGGTCGTGGTGACGAGGCGCTTCAATTGCTTGCGTTACATCAACTGGAATTACGCCGCGAGCAGCTTTTTTACGCAGGCGATATCTATCTCCGCTCCGGTGAGCATGGGCGGAGTTTCCGAAATTGGACGCGGGGTATTTGCTGGTATCTGCTTGGGATTGCGCGCTGTCTCTCTGTGCTGGGCGTGGATAAGAGCGCTTCACTATGTGCTCATTTTGTGGAGAGAGCCGCGTGGATTATTGCGCGGCAACGTGAAGATGGCTTGTGGGATAACTTTCTCGATGAGCCGGGTTTTCCGCCGGATAGTTCTGGCTCTTGTGGCATCGCGGCGGCATTGATGACGGGGCATTCGCTTGGCTTGCTGGGCGATGAGGCCAGGCAGTGCGCGCAGCGAACATGGGAAGGTGTTGGCCGCTATTTGGAGCCAGATGGCTGGCTGGGCTGTGTCGCGCCAAATAATAAGCGGGGTGAAGCCTCACAGCATACGCGCCGCCGAACGATCGAACCATTTGCTCTCGGATTGTATGCTCAGCTTGCGGCTTCTCTTCGACAGTAG
- a CDS encoding dUTPase — MDKLDEIFQQQEALNKRIGVDTSTLTQEEKIKWVLNYTRAMQQETAELIDSVPWKWWAKYQEFDEQNARVEIVDLFHFLISAAQVLGMSADDVYEAYTKKNKVNHARQDSGYTVKDEADSKHI, encoded by the coding sequence ATGGATAAGCTCGACGAAATCTTTCAGCAGCAGGAAGCGCTCAACAAGCGCATCGGGGTCGATACCAGTACCCTGACCCAGGAAGAGAAAATCAAGTGGGTGCTCAACTACACCCGCGCTATGCAGCAGGAAACCGCTGAGCTGATCGACTCCGTCCCGTGGAAATGGTGGGCCAAATACCAGGAATTCGATGAGCAAAACGCCCGCGTGGAAATCGTCGATCTGTTTCATTTCCTCATTTCCGCCGCCCAGGTGTTAGGCATGTCCGCGGACGACGTTTACGAAGCCTACACCAAGAAAAACAAAGTAAACCACGCCCGTCAGGACAGCGGTTATACCGTCAAAGACGAGGCTGACTCCAAGCATATTTAG
- a CDS encoding rhodanese-like domain-containing protein yields MKTSISPQKLSDSLRHSPENWFLIDVRSPGEFRSGHIPGASNYPINKFTAETAEQLHQAANGRTVCLICQSGVRSQKALGIWHSSGLDNVVELSGGMNQWPGEAGIEGSQGFSLSLDRQVKVVAGLNVLVGTLLGAFINPWFLLIPGMFGIGLTFAGLSGQCGLAIVLTKLPWNQ; encoded by the coding sequence ATGAAGACTAGTATCTCACCCCAGAAACTGTCTGATTCGCTGCGCCATAGTCCGGAGAATTGGTTTCTTATCGATGTTCGGAGCCCCGGAGAATTCCGGAGCGGCCACATCCCCGGTGCCTCGAATTATCCGATCAACAAATTCACCGCAGAGACCGCAGAGCAGCTTCACCAAGCCGCCAACGGGCGCACCGTATGCCTGATTTGCCAGTCCGGCGTTCGCTCGCAGAAGGCGCTTGGCATCTGGCATTCCTCCGGTCTGGACAACGTCGTCGAGCTCTCGGGCGGGATGAACCAGTGGCCGGGCGAAGCCGGTATTGAGGGCTCTCAGGGATTCTCACTCAGCCTGGATCGACAGGTAAAGGTGGTCGCCGGGCTCAACGTGCTCGTAGGCACCCTACTCGGCGCATTCATCAACCCATGGTTCCTCCTGATCCCCGGCATGTTCGGCATCGGCCTGACCTTCGCCGGTCTCAGCGGCCAATGCGGCTTGGCCATTGTGCTGACCAAGCTCCCCTGGAACCAGTAG
- a CDS encoding ATP-binding protein gives MVDYSVLDFKLQLQSRSLREKITLIIGLTGIVLLALSGMGMVIYQTYDGLRTLEHELKSNADLLGYQVALAIDRGEPSEAKAVMTLPLTQDHLNWISFTTATNAQVFSDAASGHQPMPVGDKANFDAMTIQGGEAVYYHQVEHNGKTYGVLALASSLTPLWQSIGYGLLATSSILIVCLFVAHRLSSRLLDFILIPVRQLAETAGRITRSNNFSLRAIKNSNDELGQLTDAFNHMLAHIEAREAELEQASRELESKVKQLNREQEQLSKAQIRERRLQQRLVIAQRLESQNLRNAKEQAETSSSAKSEFLASMSHEIRTPMNGIMGFASLLRETDLDEEQTELADIIHSSANNLLTLLNDLLDFSKIEAGRIELDFSPFDLESLLHETESIFQHEIARKDLDLSIHISKRTPHTIVTDASRLRQILFNLAGNAIKFTDEGSVEIHVDAIPVSSKEVLTEYSLNIEVRDSGIGIAEGNQSRIFNSFTQVDASATKRFGGAGLGLAISKRLTEMLGGEIGVRSKLGQGATFFINIPVRAAAPPKEKVLEAPVTLDGRQLRVLVAEDSPVSQKLLSALLHRRGHQCQVVDSGEELLRAYVPGDFDVVVADVHMPDMDGLTAVAKIRKRESAADRTGFIPAFIIIITADAVNATRQDAMKAGADEYMNKPMVNEEFYQMLQKARNRLEHRFTQP, from the coding sequence ATGGTTGACTACTCTGTTTTGGATTTCAAACTGCAGCTGCAATCCCGCTCTCTACGGGAAAAGATCACCCTGATTATTGGGCTGACCGGCATAGTATTGCTCGCCCTCTCAGGCATGGGCATGGTCATTTACCAGACTTATGACGGCCTGCGCACTCTGGAGCACGAGCTAAAGAGCAATGCAGATCTGCTCGGCTACCAGGTGGCGCTTGCCATTGATCGAGGCGAGCCCTCCGAGGCCAAGGCCGTGATGACGCTCCCCCTGACCCAGGACCATCTAAACTGGATTAGCTTCACCACTGCCACCAACGCTCAAGTCTTCAGCGACGCAGCATCCGGGCATCAGCCAATGCCCGTCGGGGACAAGGCAAACTTCGACGCCATGACCATACAGGGTGGCGAAGCCGTCTATTACCATCAGGTAGAGCACAATGGCAAAACCTACGGAGTGCTCGCACTGGCCTCCAGCCTGACGCCGCTCTGGCAGTCCATTGGCTATGGCCTGCTGGCCACCTCATCCATTCTCATCGTTTGCCTGTTTGTCGCCCATCGCCTGTCCTCAAGGCTGCTGGACTTTATTTTGATCCCGGTTCGTCAACTGGCAGAAACCGCCGGGCGCATCACCCGCTCGAACAACTTCTCCCTGCGCGCGATTAAAAACTCCAACGACGAGCTAGGCCAACTAACCGATGCCTTCAACCACATGCTCGCCCATATCGAGGCACGCGAGGCCGAGCTGGAGCAGGCCAGCCGGGAGCTCGAAAGCAAGGTTAAGCAGCTCAACCGCGAGCAGGAGCAACTCAGCAAAGCCCAAATCCGTGAACGCCGCCTGCAGCAGCGTCTGGTGATCGCCCAGCGCCTGGAATCACAAAACCTGCGCAACGCCAAGGAACAGGCCGAGACCTCCAGCAGCGCCAAATCCGAGTTTCTTGCCTCGATGAGCCACGAGATTCGCACGCCGATGAACGGCATCATGGGCTTCGCCTCGCTCCTGCGCGAAACCGATCTGGATGAAGAGCAAACCGAACTGGCCGATATCATCCACTCCAGCGCCAACAATTTGCTCACCTTGCTCAACGACCTGCTCGACTTTTCCAAGATCGAGGCCGGCCGCATCGAACTGGACTTCTCCCCGTTTGACCTCGAGTCCCTGCTGCACGAAACCGAGTCCATCTTTCAGCACGAGATCGCCCGCAAGGACCTGGACCTGTCTATTCACATCAGCAAGCGCACGCCGCACACCATCGTCACCGACGCCAGCCGGCTGAGACAAATCCTCTTCAACCTGGCCGGCAACGCCATCAAGTTTACCGACGAAGGCTCGGTCGAAATCCACGTCGACGCCATCCCCGTTAGCAGCAAAGAGGTGCTCACCGAATACTCCCTCAACATCGAAGTGCGCGACAGCGGTATCGGCATCGCCGAGGGCAACCAATCGCGTATCTTCAATTCGTTTACCCAAGTCGACGCCAGCGCCACGAAGCGTTTCGGCGGTGCCGGGCTTGGGCTGGCCATTTCCAAGCGACTCACCGAGATGCTGGGCGGCGAGATCGGCGTTCGCAGCAAGCTGGGCCAAGGTGCCACATTTTTCATCAATATCCCGGTCCGCGCCGCCGCACCGCCCAAGGAGAAGGTTCTGGAAGCACCCGTTACCCTCGACGGCCGCCAGCTCCGCGTGCTCGTTGCCGAGGATAGCCCGGTCAGCCAGAAATTACTCTCCGCCCTGCTCCATCGCCGCGGCCATCAGTGCCAAGTTGTCGACTCGGGCGAAGAATTGCTTCGCGCCTACGTGCCGGGCGATTTCGATGTGGTCGTGGCCGACGTTCACATGCCGGATATGGACGGGCTGACCGCGGTTGCCAAGATTCGCAAACGTGAGTCTGCCGCCGATCGCACGGGGTTCATACCGGCGTTCATTATCATCATTACCGCAGACGCCGTCAACGCAACCCGGCAGGACGCGATGAAGGCCGGTGCCGACGAATACATGAACAAGCCCATGGTCAACGAGGAGTTTTACCAAATGCTCCAAAAGGCCCGCAACCGCCTCGAACACCGCTTCACCCAACCCTGA